The sequence CCGGCCCGATCGCCTCGATGCCCAGCTGACCTGCCCCGCAGACCCATCCGTGGTCCCCGATCACCAGGGCCGGCAGCGGCCCGGCGACACCCCCCGCGGCCGCCAGAGCGGTCCGCACCGGGAGCGGTGAATGGGTGTGTACGCCCCCCGCCCCGGGCGCGCCCCGCACGCCGGTTTCTCGCATCACCGCGACTCCCCGTACGTAGTCGAGTGTGCAGGTACGTACGCCGAACCGGGTCGCTATGTCGACACGGGCGCCATACGCCGGGGTGAGGACGGGGCAGCCCGCCGACGAGAGAGCGTCTGCGAGGGCGGCGTAGAACCCCACCAGCCGGTGCGGATGGCCGGTGCCGATCAGCACCGGCGCCCGGCGGCCGGCCGCCTCTCCCAGCCGTTCGGCGAACCGGTCCAGCGCCGCGAGGGTGCGGTCGGGATCGATCTCATCCAGGCCGGAAACGTGTGCGAGATCGACCGAAACTCCGCACTTCTGCCCCATCAGTCGCAGTACTTCACCGACCGGCCAGTCCCCTTCGGGATCCAGCCCCATCAGCGCCCGGGGATCGCGCGCCGCGAAGAGCCGGTAGCGCGCCAGACTCTTCTCCCGCCTGGTCGCGATCGTCCCCGCGAGCCGCGCCTCGATCAGGTGCGCCCGCAGCGCCCCGGTGCCCAACACGCGTCCCATACTGTCCGGTTGGTCGGCCCACGGCTGCCCTGACCGACGGGTAGTCACACCTTTGGGGGCACGGTGCGGCTGAGCGGCAGGGGGCTGTGCGACGGTGGAGGCTGTGCGGCAGAGGAGGCAGCGGGGCCCGCCCCCACCGGGACCTACGGAAGCAGCCCGTGCGCCGGGAACACCGCCCGGCGGGTGGCCAGCACCGCCTGGTCCAGCCGGTCGGCCGGGTCATAGCCGTCGTCGATGAAGTCCCGCCACTGCGGCGTACGGCCGTCCGTCATCCGCAGCGGCGCCAACTGCCGCGTCCTGCGGAACACTTCGTGCCGCCACGCCTCCGGGACCATGGAGGTCGGCTCGATCGGCCGGTCCGCCGCGATCGCGGCCAGATGCGTCCAGCTGCGCGGCACCACGTCCACCACCGCGTAGCCGCCTCCGCCGAGTGCGACCCAGCGGCCGTCCGCGTACCGGTGCACCAGGTCGTGACAGGCCTCCGCCACCGCGCGCTGAGCATCCAGGCTCACCGCAAGGTGCGCCAGCGGATCCTCGAAGTGGGTGTCGGCCCCGTGCTGTGTCACGATCACCTGCGGCCGGAAGGCCCCCAGCAGCTCCGGCACCACCGCGTGAAAGGCCCGCAGCCACCCCTCGTCCCCGGTCCCGGCCGGCAGCGCCACATTCACCGCGCTGCCCTCCGCGCCCTCGCCGCCGGTCTCCTCCGGCCAGCCGGTCTGCGGGAAGAGCGTCCGCGGATGTTCATGCAGCGAGATCGTCAGGACCCGCGGGTCCTCCCAGAAGGCCACCTGCACCCCGTCACCGTGGTGCACATCCACATCGACGTACGCGACCCGCTCGGCGCCCAGCTCCAGCAGCCGGGCGACCGCCAGCGCCGCGTCGTTGTAGATACAGAATCCGGCCGCCCCGCCCGGCATCGCATGGTGCAGCCCGCCGGCGAAGTTCACCGCATGCGCCGCATCGCCGCGCCAGACCGCCTCCGCCGCGCCCACCGACTGGCCGGCGATCAGCGCGGACGCCTCGTGCATCCCCGCGAACGCCGGATCGTCCGCCGTCCCCAGCCCGTACGAGAGATCCGCGGCAGCGGGATCCACCGAGGCTCTGCGGACCGCTGCGATGTAGTCCTCGCGATGCACCAGCCGCAGGGTGGAGTCCCCGGCAGGCTTGGCCGCGACCACCTCCAGCGGCCCGCGGTCCAGCTCGTACGCCTCCACCAAACGCATGGTCAGCGCGAGCCGGACCGGATCCATCGGATGCCCGGACCCGAAGTCGTAGCCCGTTACTGCCTCATCCCACATCAGCTGTGCGCGGCCGCTCATATCCGTCACCGTATCGGGCCTTCGGCACCCCGAACGATCGGGCATACACCAACGTCACCAGCACCAGGGCCATCGGTACGAGCATCGCCCCCCGATAGCTCCAGGAATCACCGAGCGCCCCGACCAACGGAGAGCCGATCAGAAAACCCACATAGTTGAAAATGTTCAGCCGCGCGACGGCCAGGTCCGAGGCCCCCGGGCCGTGCTGCTCGCCGGCGTACCGCCCCGCCGCCGCGAACGTCTGGGGCACGATCACACACAGCCCGAACCCCAGCAGGGTGAACCCCGCCATGCCGGCCCAGGCCCCCGGAGCCGCCGCCACCACCGCGAAACCGCCCGCCGCGACCACCGTCCCGGTCCGCACCACCGCGACCGCCCCGAACCGCCGCACACCCAGATCCCCGACCGCCCGCCCGAGCAGCGTGGTGACCATATAGACGTTGTACGGGACGGTGGCCAGCTGCTCCGAGCTCCCCAGTACGTCCTGCAGATACTTGGCGCTCCAATTGGAGACGGTCGAGTCCCCGATATACGCACACGCCATCACCAGACACAGCGGCAACAACACCCGCATCGCAACGGGCGCAACGGCCGCCCCCGGCCCCTCCCCGCCCTCCGCCGGATCCCGGCGGTCCCGGTCCACGAACCAGCGGCCCACGAGCAGCGCCAGCGGCACCAGCACAGCCACCACCGGCCCGTACAGCAGCGCAAGCGACAGCTTCCAGTGCGCACCCGCCCAGGCCAGCGAGGCGCCCACGATGCCGCCCAGGCTGTACGCCGCATGGAACCCGAGCATGATGCTCCGCCCGTACGCCCGCTGCAGGCTCACCCCGAGCATGTTCATCGAGGCGTCCAGCGCCCCCACCGACAACCCGAAGACCGCCAGCGCCACGGCGGCCTGCGCCATCGACCCGACCGACCCGACCGCCAGCAGCGCCAGACACACCACGGGCTGCACGCACCGCAGGACCCGGCCGGCCCGCACCCGCTTCACCACCTGCTCGGCAACGAAGCTGCCGACGCCCGCGAGCACCGGCACGGCCGCAAGGAAGGCCGGCAGCAGGCCGTCCGAAATCCCGTAGCGCTCCTGGATCGCGGGGATGCGGGTCACGAGGAGAGCGAAGACCGCCCCCTGGACGAAGAAGCTGAGGGCGAGCGAGACCCGGCCGTGCCGTAACTGCGCTCCTGGTATCCGAGGGGCCGTCATGGCCGCTCAGCCTAGGACTCCCCACTACCACTGGGTAGATGGATCTCCCCACCAATTCCGGCGAGGCACCCGACCGGCAGGGCCCTCCCCTGCCCTACTGCAACAGCGCCGGCAACTCCGCCATGTGGGCGAACAGCGTGGTGGCCCCGGCCTCCGTCAGCTTCGCCGCCGGCGTCATCGCCGTGAAGCCGTACACGTCCATCCCCGCGGCGATCGCGGCCCGCACCCCCAGCGGACTGTCCTCGACCACTGCACACCGCTCCGGTGCCACCCCCATCTCCCGCGCCGCATGCAGAAAGAGATCCGGCGTCGGCTTCCCCCGCCCCACATCCTCCGAGGAGAAAATCCTCCCGGCACCGACGGCACCACCGGCACCGCTGGCCTGCCCCTCGGCAAAGCGCTCGAACAGCCCCGTCTCCCTCAACGCGACCCGGATACGCTCATGGCTCCCCGACGACCCGACGCAGTACGGCACCCCGTCGGCGGCCAGCTTGTCCAGCACCTCGACCACGCCCACCACGGGCTCCAACCGGCTGCGGAATTCCTCGAAGACCCGCGCATCAAAGGCCTCGTCGAACCCGGCCGGCAGCCGTCTTCCCGACCGGTCCAGCACCGTCTCGTGAATGCGGTGCTTCGCGCCGCCCATGAAGTCACGCACTGACTCTTCATAGGTCGTCGGATGGCCCAGCTCGCTGAGGTACGCGGCCAGGATC is a genomic window of Streptomyces sp. Edi2 containing:
- a CDS encoding phosphatase, producing MLGTGALRAHLIEARLAGTIATRREKSLARYRLFAARDPRALMGLDPEGDWPVGEVLRLMGQKCGVSVDLAHVSGLDEIDPDRTLAALDRFAERLGEAAGRRAPVLIGTGHPHRLVGFYAALADALSSAGCPVLTPAYGARVDIATRFGVRTCTLDYVRGVAVMRETGVRGAPGAGGVHTHSPLPVRTALAAAGGVAGPLPALVIGDHGWVCGAGQLGIEAIGPADADDPALFVGEAEGRVSVAVPLDDGVPGAHYQPLARYVLNRAYLSR
- a CDS encoding acetoin utilization protein AcuC; protein product: MSGRAQLMWDEAVTGYDFGSGHPMDPVRLALTMRLVEAYELDRGPLEVVAAKPAGDSTLRLVHREDYIAAVRRASVDPAAADLSYGLGTADDPAFAGMHEASALIAGQSVGAAEAVWRGDAAHAVNFAGGLHHAMPGGAAGFCIYNDAALAVARLLELGAERVAYVDVDVHHGDGVQVAFWEDPRVLTISLHEHPRTLFPQTGWPEETGGEGAEGSAVNVALPAGTGDEGWLRAFHAVVPELLGAFRPQVIVTQHGADTHFEDPLAHLAVSLDAQRAVAEACHDLVHRYADGRWVALGGGGYAVVDVVPRSWTHLAAIAADRPIEPTSMVPEAWRHEVFRRTRQLAPLRMTDGRTPQWRDFIDDGYDPADRLDQAVLATRRAVFPAHGLLP
- a CDS encoding MFS transporter: MTAPRIPGAQLRHGRVSLALSFFVQGAVFALLVTRIPAIQERYGISDGLLPAFLAAVPVLAGVGSFVAEQVVKRVRAGRVLRCVQPVVCLALLAVGSVGSMAQAAVALAVFGLSVGALDASMNMLGVSLQRAYGRSIMLGFHAAYSLGGIVGASLAWAGAHWKLSLALLYGPVVAVLVPLALLVGRWFVDRDRRDPAEGGEGPGAAVAPVAMRVLLPLCLVMACAYIGDSTVSNWSAKYLQDVLGSSEQLATVPYNVYMVTTLLGRAVGDLGVRRFGAVAVVRTGTVVAAGGFAVVAAAPGAWAGMAGFTLLGFGLCVIVPQTFAAAGRYAGEQHGPGASDLAVARLNIFNYVGFLIGSPLVGALGDSWSYRGAMLVPMALVLVTLVYARSFGVPKARYGDGYERPRTADVG
- a CDS encoding HAD family hydrolase, whose amino-acid sequence is MRYDLVIFDNDGVLVDSEPIANRILAAYLSELGHPTTYEESVRDFMGGAKHRIHETVLDRSGRRLPAGFDEAFDARVFEEFRSRLEPVVGVVEVLDKLAADGVPYCVGSSGSHERIRVALRETGLFERFAEGQASGAGGAVGAGRIFSSEDVGRGKPTPDLFLHAAREMGVAPERCAVVEDSPLGVRAAIAAGMDVYGFTAMTPAAKLTEAGATTLFAHMAELPALLQ